Proteins from one Longimicrobiaceae bacterium genomic window:
- a CDS encoding methylated-DNA--[protein]-cysteine S-methyltransferase, whose translation MTGLRRLLLASPVGGLLVEYDDAGVRRIEFWEQGKHPPAGTRDEPARDDVVGRQVVRELREYFAGERREFTLPLAIEGTEFQRSAWDALCRIPCGETRTYGEMARELGRPNASRAVGQANRRNPVPIVVPCHRVLATGGGLGGYLGSWEGGDGTGIKRWLLEHEKRMKNVE comes from the coding sequence ATGACCGGTCTGCGCCGTCTGCTGCTCGCATCGCCCGTCGGGGGGCTCCTCGTGGAGTACGACGACGCGGGGGTGCGGAGGATCGAGTTCTGGGAGCAGGGGAAGCACCCGCCCGCCGGCACGCGCGACGAGCCGGCGCGGGACGACGTGGTAGGGCGCCAGGTCGTGCGGGAGCTGCGGGAGTACTTCGCGGGCGAGCGGCGCGAGTTCACGCTCCCGCTGGCGATCGAGGGGACGGAGTTCCAGCGCAGCGCCTGGGACGCGCTCTGCCGCATCCCCTGCGGCGAGACCCGCACCTACGGCGAGATGGCGCGCGAGCTGGGGCGGCCCAACGCCTCGCGCGCCGTGGGCCAGGCGAACCGCCGCAACCCGGTCCCCATCGTGGTCCCCTGCCACCGCGTGCTCGCCACCGGCGGCGGGCTGGGCGGGTACCTAGGCTCGTGGGAGGGCGGGGACGGGACGGGGATCAAGCGGTGGCTGCTGGAGCATGAGAAGCGAATGAAGAATGTAGAATGA
- a CDS encoding enoyl-CoA hydratase-related protein — translation MTFVRPTMPEYSNLQLDVQDGIATLSVNRPDKLNALNEQTIRELGQAVREIREREDVRGAIVTGVGEKAFVAGADIAELAKMGPVDGVEVSRLGQRVFRAIELSRKPVIAAVNGFALGGGCELALACHLRIASENAKFGLPEVKLGIIPGYGGTLRLPRIVGKGRALELMLTAEMIDAQEAHRIGLANRVVPQAELMDAARKLLGTILRNGPVALGLAIECTTRGMEMSVDDGLALESNLFGLLAATEDMREGMGAFLEKRRAEFRGR, via the coding sequence ATGACCTTCGTGCGCCCGACCATGCCCGAGTACAGCAACCTCCAGCTCGACGTCCAGGACGGGATCGCCACGCTCTCCGTCAACCGCCCCGACAAGCTGAACGCCCTCAACGAGCAGACGATCCGCGAGCTGGGGCAGGCCGTGCGCGAGATCCGGGAGCGGGAGGACGTGCGCGGCGCGATCGTGACCGGCGTGGGCGAGAAGGCCTTCGTGGCCGGCGCCGACATCGCCGAGCTGGCGAAGATGGGCCCCGTGGACGGGGTGGAGGTGAGCCGCCTGGGGCAGCGGGTGTTCCGCGCCATCGAGCTGTCGCGCAAGCCGGTCATTGCCGCGGTGAACGGCTTCGCGCTGGGCGGCGGGTGCGAGCTGGCGCTGGCCTGCCACCTGCGCATCGCCTCCGAGAACGCGAAGTTCGGGCTCCCCGAGGTGAAGCTGGGGATCATCCCCGGCTACGGCGGCACGCTGCGCCTCCCCCGCATCGTGGGGAAGGGGCGCGCGCTGGAGCTGATGCTCACCGCCGAGATGATCGACGCCCAGGAGGCGCACCGGATCGGGCTGGCGAACAGGGTCGTGCCCCAGGCGGAGCTGATGGACGCCGCGCGCAAGCTCCTCGGCACCATCCTCCGCAACGGCCCCGTGGCGCTGGGCCTGGCCATCGAGTGCACCACCCGCGGGATGGAGATGTCCGTGGACGACGGCCTGGCGCTTGAGTCCAACCTCTTCGGCCTGCTCGCCGCCACCGAGGACATGCGCGAGGGGATGGGCGCGTTCCTGGAGAAGCGCAGGGCGGAGTTCAGGGGGAGATGA